One genomic segment of Odocoileus virginianus isolate 20LAN1187 ecotype Illinois chromosome 33, Ovbor_1.2, whole genome shotgun sequence includes these proteins:
- the ELN gene encoding elastin isoform X1: MAGLTAAARRPGVLLLLLCILHPSQPGGVPGAVPGAVPGGVFFPGAGLGGLGGGALGPAGKPAKPGVGGLAGAGLGAGLGAFPAGAFPGALVPGGPAGAAAAYKAAAKAGAAGLGGVGGIGGVGGLGVSTGAVVPPLGAGVGAGAKPGKVPGVGLPGAYPGGVLPGAGARFPGIGVLPGVPTGAGVKPKAPAGGGAFAGIPGVGPFGGQQPGVPLGYPIKAPKLPGGYGLPYSTGKLPYGYGPGGVAGAAGKAGYPTGTGVGTQAAAAAAKAAAKLGAAGAGVLPGVGVGGAGIPGVPGAIPGIGGIAGVGAPDAAAAAAAAKAAKFGAAGGLGPGVIGVPGVGVPGVGVPGVGVPGVGVPGVGVPGVVPGVGVPGVGVPGVGVPGVGVPGAVSPAAAAKAAAKAAKFGARGGVGVGGIPTFGAGPGGFPGYGDAAAAQAAAAAKAAKIGAGAAGALGGLVPGAPGAIPGVPGVGGVPGVGTPAAAAAKAAAKAAQFGLAPGVGVAPGVVAPGVAPGVVAPGIGVAPGVVAPGIGVAPGIGVAPGIGLGPGGVIGAGVPAAAKSAAKAAAKAQLRAAAGLPAGVPGLGVGVGVPGLGVGVGVPGLGAAAVPGTLAAAKAAKFAPGGVGALGGIGDLGGAGIPGGVAGPAAAAAAAKAAAKAAQFGLGGVGGLGVGGLGVGGLGAVPGAVGLGGVSPAAAAKAAKFGAAGLGGVLGAGRPFPLGGVAARPGFGLSPIFPGGAGGLGVGGKPPKAFGGALGALGFQGGACLGKSCGRKRK, encoded by the exons GTGTTGGAGGGCTCGCCGGCGCTGGCCTTGGGGCAG GGCTTGGGGCTTTTCCCGCAGGTGCCTTCCCAGGGGCACTGGTGCCCGGTGGCCCGGCTGGCGCTGCTGCCGCCTATAAAGCTGCTGCCAAGGCCG GTGCTGCTGGTCTCGGCGGGGTCGGCGGCATCGGTGGTGTTGGCGGCTTAGGAGTGTCTACAG GTGCGGTGGTGCCTCCGCTCGGAGCCGGAGTCGGGGCTGGAGCGAAGCCTGGGAAAGTGCCAG GTGTGGGGCTCCCAGGTGCATACCCAGGCGGAGTGCTCCCAGGCGCAG GAGCTCGGTTCCCGGGCATAGGGGTCCTCCCCGGGGTTCCCACTGGAGCAGGAGTCAAGCCCAAGGCCCCAG CTGGGGGCGGAGCTTTTGCTGGAATCCCAG GAGTTGGACCCTTCGGAGGGCAGCAGCCTGGAGTCCCGCTGGGATACCCCATCAAGGCACCCAAGCTGCCAG GTGGCTATGGACTGCCCTACAGCACTGGGAAACTGCCCTATG GCTATGGGCCTGGAGGAGTGGCTGGTGCTGCGGGCAAGGCTGGGTATCCAACAGGGACAG GGGTTGGCACAcaggctgcagcagcagcagctaaagcAGCAGCGAAGCTTG GTGCTGCAGGAGCCGGAGTTCTTCCTGGTGTTGGTGTTGGTGGTGCTGGCATTCCTGGTGTGCCTGGCGCAATTCCTGGCATCGGAGGCATCGCAG GGGTCGGGGctccagatgctgctgctgctgccgccgctgctaAGGCAGCCAAATTCG GTGCTGCTGGAGGCCTTGGCCCAGGAGTAATCGGTGTCCCAGGAGTTGGAGTACCTGGTGTTGGGGTCCCTGGTGTTGGGGTTCCAGGTGTTGGGGTCCCTGGTGTTGGGGTTCCAGGTGTGGTTCCAGGTGTTGGAGTCCCAGGTGTTGGAGTCCCTGGTGTTGGAGTCCCGGGTGTCGGAGTTCCAG GGGCTGTGTCACCAGCCGCAGCTGCTAAAGCAGCGGCCAAAGCAGCCAAATTCG GGGCCAGAGGCGGAGTGGGAGTTGGAGGCATTCCCACATTCGGGGCTGGCCCTGGGGGCTTTCCTGGCTACGGAGATGCAG CAGCAGCTCAGGCAGCTGCAGCCGCCAAGGCAGCCAAGATCG GTGCTGGGGCAGCAGGAGCCCTGGGAGGGCTGGTGCCAGGTGCCCCCGGAGCAATACCAGGCGTGCCAGGTGTTGGAGGGGTGCCAG GGGTCGGGACTCCAGCAGCTGCAGCCGCCAAAGCCGCCGCCAAAGCCGCCCAGTTTG GTTTAGCCCCTGGAGTCGGTGTGGCTCCCGGCGTTGTGGCTCCCGGCGTCGCTCCCGGCGTCGTGGCTCCCGGCATTGGCGTGGCTCCCGGCGTCGTGGCTCCCGGCATCGGCGTGGCTCCCGGCATCGGCGTGGCTCCCGGCATTGGCCTTGGCCCCGGCGGTGTCATAG GAGCAGGGGTCCCAGCTGCTGCCAAGTCCGCTGCTAAGGCCGCCGCCAAAGCCCAGTTGC GGGCTGCCGCCGGGCTTCCTGCTGGCGTTCCTGGCCTTGGAGTGGGTGTTGGCGTTCCTGGCCTTGGAGTTGGGGTCGGAGTTCCTGGACTTGGGGCAGCGGCAG TACCTGGAACCCTGGCCGCAGCTAAGGCAGCCAAGTTCG CACCAGGAGGGGTCGGGGCCCTTGGAGGGATTGGAGATCTTGGCGGAGCTGGCATTCCAGGTGGTGTGGCAG gacctgctgctgcagctgctgccgcCAAAGCTGCCGCCAAAGCCGCCCAATTTG GCCTGGGGGGAGTCGGTGGGCTCGGAGTCGGAGGACTGGGAGTTGGTGGGCTTGGAGCTGTCCCAGGGGCTGTGGGCCTTGGAG GTGTGTCTCCAGCTGCAGCTGCTAAAGCAGCCAAATTTG GTGCCGCTGGCCTTGGAGGTGTCCTAGGAGCCGGCCGGCCATTCCCACTCGGAG GAGTTGCAGCAAGGCCTGGCTTCGGACTGTCTCCTATTTTCCCAG GTGGAGCCGGGggcctgggagttggtg GCAAACCTCCCAAGGCCTTCGGAGGGGCCCTGGGAGCCCTGGGATTCCAAG GTGGGGCCTGCCTGGGGAAATCCTGCGGCCGGAAGAGAAAGTGA
- the ELN gene encoding elastin isoform X2 codes for MAGLTAAARRPGVLLLLLCILHPSQPGGVPGAVPGAVPGGVFFPGAGLGGLGGGALGPAGKPAKPGVGGLAGAGLGAGLGAFPAGAFPGALVPGGPAGAAAAYKAAAKAGAAGLGGVGGIGGVGGLGVSTGAVVPPLGAGVGAGAKPGKVPGVGLPGAYPGGVLPGAGARFPGIGVLPGVPTGAGVKPKAPAGGGAFAGIPGVGPFGGQQPGVPLGYPIKAPKLPGGYGLPYSTGKLPYGYGPGGVAGAAGKAGYPTGTGVGTQAAAAAAKAAAKLGAAGAGVLPGVGVGGAGIPGVPGAIPGIGGIAGVGAPDAAAAAAAAKAAKFGAAGGLGPGVIGVPGVGVPGVGVPGVGVPGVGVPGVGVPGVVPGVGVPGVGVPGVGVPGVGVPGAVSPAAAAKAAAKAAKFGARGGVGVGGIPTFGAGPGGFPGYGDAAAQAAAAAKAAKIGAGAAGALGGLVPGAPGAIPGVPGVGGVPGVGTPAAAAAKAAAKAAQFGLAPGVGVAPGVVAPGVAPGVVAPGIGVAPGVVAPGIGVAPGIGVAPGIGLGPGGVIGAGVPAAAKSAAKAAAKAQLRAAAGLPAGVPGLGVGVGVPGLGVGVGVPGLGAAAVPGTLAAAKAAKFAPGGVGALGGIGDLGGAGIPGGVAGPAAAAAAAKAAAKAAQFGLGGVGGLGVGGLGVGGLGAVPGAVGLGGVSPAAAAKAAKFGAAGLGGVLGAGRPFPLGGVAARPGFGLSPIFPGGAGGLGVGGKPPKAFGGALGALGFQGGACLGKSCGRKRK; via the exons GTGTTGGAGGGCTCGCCGGCGCTGGCCTTGGGGCAG GGCTTGGGGCTTTTCCCGCAGGTGCCTTCCCAGGGGCACTGGTGCCCGGTGGCCCGGCTGGCGCTGCTGCCGCCTATAAAGCTGCTGCCAAGGCCG GTGCTGCTGGTCTCGGCGGGGTCGGCGGCATCGGTGGTGTTGGCGGCTTAGGAGTGTCTACAG GTGCGGTGGTGCCTCCGCTCGGAGCCGGAGTCGGGGCTGGAGCGAAGCCTGGGAAAGTGCCAG GTGTGGGGCTCCCAGGTGCATACCCAGGCGGAGTGCTCCCAGGCGCAG GAGCTCGGTTCCCGGGCATAGGGGTCCTCCCCGGGGTTCCCACTGGAGCAGGAGTCAAGCCCAAGGCCCCAG CTGGGGGCGGAGCTTTTGCTGGAATCCCAG GAGTTGGACCCTTCGGAGGGCAGCAGCCTGGAGTCCCGCTGGGATACCCCATCAAGGCACCCAAGCTGCCAG GTGGCTATGGACTGCCCTACAGCACTGGGAAACTGCCCTATG GCTATGGGCCTGGAGGAGTGGCTGGTGCTGCGGGCAAGGCTGGGTATCCAACAGGGACAG GGGTTGGCACAcaggctgcagcagcagcagctaaagcAGCAGCGAAGCTTG GTGCTGCAGGAGCCGGAGTTCTTCCTGGTGTTGGTGTTGGTGGTGCTGGCATTCCTGGTGTGCCTGGCGCAATTCCTGGCATCGGAGGCATCGCAG GGGTCGGGGctccagatgctgctgctgctgccgccgctgctaAGGCAGCCAAATTCG GTGCTGCTGGAGGCCTTGGCCCAGGAGTAATCGGTGTCCCAGGAGTTGGAGTACCTGGTGTTGGGGTCCCTGGTGTTGGGGTTCCAGGTGTTGGGGTCCCTGGTGTTGGGGTTCCAGGTGTGGTTCCAGGTGTTGGAGTCCCAGGTGTTGGAGTCCCTGGTGTTGGAGTCCCGGGTGTCGGAGTTCCAG GGGCTGTGTCACCAGCCGCAGCTGCTAAAGCAGCGGCCAAAGCAGCCAAATTCG GGGCCAGAGGCGGAGTGGGAGTTGGAGGCATTCCCACATTCGGGGCTGGCCCTGGGGGCTTTCCTGGCTACGGAGATGCAG CAGCTCAGGCAGCTGCAGCCGCCAAGGCAGCCAAGATCG GTGCTGGGGCAGCAGGAGCCCTGGGAGGGCTGGTGCCAGGTGCCCCCGGAGCAATACCAGGCGTGCCAGGTGTTGGAGGGGTGCCAG GGGTCGGGACTCCAGCAGCTGCAGCCGCCAAAGCCGCCGCCAAAGCCGCCCAGTTTG GTTTAGCCCCTGGAGTCGGTGTGGCTCCCGGCGTTGTGGCTCCCGGCGTCGCTCCCGGCGTCGTGGCTCCCGGCATTGGCGTGGCTCCCGGCGTCGTGGCTCCCGGCATCGGCGTGGCTCCCGGCATCGGCGTGGCTCCCGGCATTGGCCTTGGCCCCGGCGGTGTCATAG GAGCAGGGGTCCCAGCTGCTGCCAAGTCCGCTGCTAAGGCCGCCGCCAAAGCCCAGTTGC GGGCTGCCGCCGGGCTTCCTGCTGGCGTTCCTGGCCTTGGAGTGGGTGTTGGCGTTCCTGGCCTTGGAGTTGGGGTCGGAGTTCCTGGACTTGGGGCAGCGGCAG TACCTGGAACCCTGGCCGCAGCTAAGGCAGCCAAGTTCG CACCAGGAGGGGTCGGGGCCCTTGGAGGGATTGGAGATCTTGGCGGAGCTGGCATTCCAGGTGGTGTGGCAG gacctgctgctgcagctgctgccgcCAAAGCTGCCGCCAAAGCCGCCCAATTTG GCCTGGGGGGAGTCGGTGGGCTCGGAGTCGGAGGACTGGGAGTTGGTGGGCTTGGAGCTGTCCCAGGGGCTGTGGGCCTTGGAG GTGTGTCTCCAGCTGCAGCTGCTAAAGCAGCCAAATTTG GTGCCGCTGGCCTTGGAGGTGTCCTAGGAGCCGGCCGGCCATTCCCACTCGGAG GAGTTGCAGCAAGGCCTGGCTTCGGACTGTCTCCTATTTTCCCAG GTGGAGCCGGGggcctgggagttggtg GCAAACCTCCCAAGGCCTTCGGAGGGGCCCTGGGAGCCCTGGGATTCCAAG GTGGGGCCTGCCTGGGGAAATCCTGCGGCCGGAAGAGAAAGTGA
- the ELN gene encoding elastin isoform X7 → MAGLTAAARRPGVLLLLLCILHPSQPGGVPGAVPGAVPGGVFFPGAGLGGLGGGALGPAGKPAKPGVGGLAGAGLGAGLGAFPAGAFPGALVPGGPAGAAAAYKAAAKAGAAGLGGVGGIGGVGGLGVSTGAVVPPLGAGVGAGAKPGKVPGVGLPGAYPGGVLPGAGARFPGIGVLPGVPTGAGVKPKAPAGGGAFAGIPGVGPFGGQQPGVPLGYPIKAPKLPGVGTQAAAAAAKAAAKLGAAGAGVLPGVGVGGAGIPGVPGAIPGIGGIAGVGAPDAAAAAAAAKAAKFGAAGGLGPGVIGVPGVGVPGVGVPGVGVPGVGVPGVGVPGVVPGVGVPGVGVPGVGVPGVGVPGAVSPAAAAKAAAKAAKFGARGGVGVGGIPTFGAGPGGFPGYGDAAAAQAAAAAKAAKIGAGAAGALGGLVPGAPGAIPGVPGVGGVPGVGTPAAAAAKAAAKAAQFGLAPGVGVAPGVVAPGVAPGVVAPGIGVAPGVVAPGIGVAPGIGVAPGIGLGPGGVIGAGVPAAAKSAAKAAAKAQLRAAAGLPAGVPGLGVGVGVPGLGVGVGVPGLGAAAVPGTLAAAKAAKFAPGGVGALGGIGDLGGAGIPGGVAGPAAAAAAAKAAAKAAQFGLGGVGGLGVGGLGVGGLGAVPGAVGLGGVSPAAAAKAAKFGAAGLGGVLGAGRPFPLGGVAARPGFGLSPIFPGGAGGLGVGGKPPKAFGGALGALGFQGGACLGKSCGRKRK, encoded by the exons GTGTTGGAGGGCTCGCCGGCGCTGGCCTTGGGGCAG GGCTTGGGGCTTTTCCCGCAGGTGCCTTCCCAGGGGCACTGGTGCCCGGTGGCCCGGCTGGCGCTGCTGCCGCCTATAAAGCTGCTGCCAAGGCCG GTGCTGCTGGTCTCGGCGGGGTCGGCGGCATCGGTGGTGTTGGCGGCTTAGGAGTGTCTACAG GTGCGGTGGTGCCTCCGCTCGGAGCCGGAGTCGGGGCTGGAGCGAAGCCTGGGAAAGTGCCAG GTGTGGGGCTCCCAGGTGCATACCCAGGCGGAGTGCTCCCAGGCGCAG GAGCTCGGTTCCCGGGCATAGGGGTCCTCCCCGGGGTTCCCACTGGAGCAGGAGTCAAGCCCAAGGCCCCAG CTGGGGGCGGAGCTTTTGCTGGAATCCCAG GAGTTGGACCCTTCGGAGGGCAGCAGCCTGGAGTCCCGCTGGGATACCCCATCAAGGCACCCAAGCTGCCAG GGGTTGGCACAcaggctgcagcagcagcagctaaagcAGCAGCGAAGCTTG GTGCTGCAGGAGCCGGAGTTCTTCCTGGTGTTGGTGTTGGTGGTGCTGGCATTCCTGGTGTGCCTGGCGCAATTCCTGGCATCGGAGGCATCGCAG GGGTCGGGGctccagatgctgctgctgctgccgccgctgctaAGGCAGCCAAATTCG GTGCTGCTGGAGGCCTTGGCCCAGGAGTAATCGGTGTCCCAGGAGTTGGAGTACCTGGTGTTGGGGTCCCTGGTGTTGGGGTTCCAGGTGTTGGGGTCCCTGGTGTTGGGGTTCCAGGTGTGGTTCCAGGTGTTGGAGTCCCAGGTGTTGGAGTCCCTGGTGTTGGAGTCCCGGGTGTCGGAGTTCCAG GGGCTGTGTCACCAGCCGCAGCTGCTAAAGCAGCGGCCAAAGCAGCCAAATTCG GGGCCAGAGGCGGAGTGGGAGTTGGAGGCATTCCCACATTCGGGGCTGGCCCTGGGGGCTTTCCTGGCTACGGAGATGCAG CAGCAGCTCAGGCAGCTGCAGCCGCCAAGGCAGCCAAGATCG GTGCTGGGGCAGCAGGAGCCCTGGGAGGGCTGGTGCCAGGTGCCCCCGGAGCAATACCAGGCGTGCCAGGTGTTGGAGGGGTGCCAG GGGTCGGGACTCCAGCAGCTGCAGCCGCCAAAGCCGCCGCCAAAGCCGCCCAGTTTG GTTTAGCCCCTGGAGTCGGTGTGGCTCCCGGCGTTGTGGCTCCCGGCGTCGCTCCCGGCGTCGTGGCTCCCGGCATTGGCGTGGCTCCCGGCGTCGTGGCTCCCGGCATCGGCGTGGCTCCCGGCATCGGCGTGGCTCCCGGCATTGGCCTTGGCCCCGGCGGTGTCATAG GAGCAGGGGTCCCAGCTGCTGCCAAGTCCGCTGCTAAGGCCGCCGCCAAAGCCCAGTTGC GGGCTGCCGCCGGGCTTCCTGCTGGCGTTCCTGGCCTTGGAGTGGGTGTTGGCGTTCCTGGCCTTGGAGTTGGGGTCGGAGTTCCTGGACTTGGGGCAGCGGCAG TACCTGGAACCCTGGCCGCAGCTAAGGCAGCCAAGTTCG CACCAGGAGGGGTCGGGGCCCTTGGAGGGATTGGAGATCTTGGCGGAGCTGGCATTCCAGGTGGTGTGGCAG gacctgctgctgcagctgctgccgcCAAAGCTGCCGCCAAAGCCGCCCAATTTG GCCTGGGGGGAGTCGGTGGGCTCGGAGTCGGAGGACTGGGAGTTGGTGGGCTTGGAGCTGTCCCAGGGGCTGTGGGCCTTGGAG GTGTGTCTCCAGCTGCAGCTGCTAAAGCAGCCAAATTTG GTGCCGCTGGCCTTGGAGGTGTCCTAGGAGCCGGCCGGCCATTCCCACTCGGAG GAGTTGCAGCAAGGCCTGGCTTCGGACTGTCTCCTATTTTCCCAG GTGGAGCCGGGggcctgggagttggtg GCAAACCTCCCAAGGCCTTCGGAGGGGCCCTGGGAGCCCTGGGATTCCAAG GTGGGGCCTGCCTGGGGAAATCCTGCGGCCGGAAGAGAAAGTGA
- the ELN gene encoding elastin isoform X4 codes for MAGLTAAARRPGVLLLLLCILHPSQPGGVPGAVPGAVPGGVFFPGAGLGGLGGGALGPAGKPAKPGVGGLAGAGLGAGLGAFPAGAFPGALVPGGPAGAAAAYKAAAKAGAAGLGGVGGIGGVGGLGVSTGAVVPPLGAGVGAGAKPGKVPGVGLPGAYPGGVLPGAGARFPGIGVLPGVPTGAGVKPKAPAGGGAFAGIPGVGPFGGQQPGVPLGYPIKAPKLPGYGPGGVAGAAGKAGYPTGTGVGTQAAAAAAKAAAKLGAAGAGVLPGVGVGGAGIPGVPGAIPGIGGIAGVGAPDAAAAAAAAKAAKFGAAGGLGPGVIGVPGVGVPGVGVPGVGVPGVGVPGVGVPGVVPGVGVPGVGVPGVGVPGVGVPGAVSPAAAAKAAAKAAKFGARGGVGVGGIPTFGAGPGGFPGYGDAAAAQAAAAAKAAKIGAGAAGALGGLVPGAPGAIPGVPGVGGVPGVGTPAAAAAKAAAKAAQFGLAPGVGVAPGVVAPGVAPGVVAPGIGVAPGVVAPGIGVAPGIGVAPGIGLGPGGVIGAGVPAAAKSAAKAAAKAQLRAAAGLPAGVPGLGVGVGVPGLGVGVGVPGLGAAAVPGTLAAAKAAKFAPGGVGALGGIGDLGGAGIPGGVAGPAAAAAAAKAAAKAAQFGLGGVGGLGVGGLGVGGLGAVPGAVGLGGVSPAAAAKAAKFGAAGLGGVLGAGRPFPLGGVAARPGFGLSPIFPGGAGGLGVGGKPPKAFGGALGALGFQGGACLGKSCGRKRK; via the exons GTGTTGGAGGGCTCGCCGGCGCTGGCCTTGGGGCAG GGCTTGGGGCTTTTCCCGCAGGTGCCTTCCCAGGGGCACTGGTGCCCGGTGGCCCGGCTGGCGCTGCTGCCGCCTATAAAGCTGCTGCCAAGGCCG GTGCTGCTGGTCTCGGCGGGGTCGGCGGCATCGGTGGTGTTGGCGGCTTAGGAGTGTCTACAG GTGCGGTGGTGCCTCCGCTCGGAGCCGGAGTCGGGGCTGGAGCGAAGCCTGGGAAAGTGCCAG GTGTGGGGCTCCCAGGTGCATACCCAGGCGGAGTGCTCCCAGGCGCAG GAGCTCGGTTCCCGGGCATAGGGGTCCTCCCCGGGGTTCCCACTGGAGCAGGAGTCAAGCCCAAGGCCCCAG CTGGGGGCGGAGCTTTTGCTGGAATCCCAG GAGTTGGACCCTTCGGAGGGCAGCAGCCTGGAGTCCCGCTGGGATACCCCATCAAGGCACCCAAGCTGCCAG GCTATGGGCCTGGAGGAGTGGCTGGTGCTGCGGGCAAGGCTGGGTATCCAACAGGGACAG GGGTTGGCACAcaggctgcagcagcagcagctaaagcAGCAGCGAAGCTTG GTGCTGCAGGAGCCGGAGTTCTTCCTGGTGTTGGTGTTGGTGGTGCTGGCATTCCTGGTGTGCCTGGCGCAATTCCTGGCATCGGAGGCATCGCAG GGGTCGGGGctccagatgctgctgctgctgccgccgctgctaAGGCAGCCAAATTCG GTGCTGCTGGAGGCCTTGGCCCAGGAGTAATCGGTGTCCCAGGAGTTGGAGTACCTGGTGTTGGGGTCCCTGGTGTTGGGGTTCCAGGTGTTGGGGTCCCTGGTGTTGGGGTTCCAGGTGTGGTTCCAGGTGTTGGAGTCCCAGGTGTTGGAGTCCCTGGTGTTGGAGTCCCGGGTGTCGGAGTTCCAG GGGCTGTGTCACCAGCCGCAGCTGCTAAAGCAGCGGCCAAAGCAGCCAAATTCG GGGCCAGAGGCGGAGTGGGAGTTGGAGGCATTCCCACATTCGGGGCTGGCCCTGGGGGCTTTCCTGGCTACGGAGATGCAG CAGCAGCTCAGGCAGCTGCAGCCGCCAAGGCAGCCAAGATCG GTGCTGGGGCAGCAGGAGCCCTGGGAGGGCTGGTGCCAGGTGCCCCCGGAGCAATACCAGGCGTGCCAGGTGTTGGAGGGGTGCCAG GGGTCGGGACTCCAGCAGCTGCAGCCGCCAAAGCCGCCGCCAAAGCCGCCCAGTTTG GTTTAGCCCCTGGAGTCGGTGTGGCTCCCGGCGTTGTGGCTCCCGGCGTCGCTCCCGGCGTCGTGGCTCCCGGCATTGGCGTGGCTCCCGGCGTCGTGGCTCCCGGCATCGGCGTGGCTCCCGGCATCGGCGTGGCTCCCGGCATTGGCCTTGGCCCCGGCGGTGTCATAG GAGCAGGGGTCCCAGCTGCTGCCAAGTCCGCTGCTAAGGCCGCCGCCAAAGCCCAGTTGC GGGCTGCCGCCGGGCTTCCTGCTGGCGTTCCTGGCCTTGGAGTGGGTGTTGGCGTTCCTGGCCTTGGAGTTGGGGTCGGAGTTCCTGGACTTGGGGCAGCGGCAG TACCTGGAACCCTGGCCGCAGCTAAGGCAGCCAAGTTCG CACCAGGAGGGGTCGGGGCCCTTGGAGGGATTGGAGATCTTGGCGGAGCTGGCATTCCAGGTGGTGTGGCAG gacctgctgctgcagctgctgccgcCAAAGCTGCCGCCAAAGCCGCCCAATTTG GCCTGGGGGGAGTCGGTGGGCTCGGAGTCGGAGGACTGGGAGTTGGTGGGCTTGGAGCTGTCCCAGGGGCTGTGGGCCTTGGAG GTGTGTCTCCAGCTGCAGCTGCTAAAGCAGCCAAATTTG GTGCCGCTGGCCTTGGAGGTGTCCTAGGAGCCGGCCGGCCATTCCCACTCGGAG GAGTTGCAGCAAGGCCTGGCTTCGGACTGTCTCCTATTTTCCCAG GTGGAGCCGGGggcctgggagttggtg GCAAACCTCCCAAGGCCTTCGGAGGGGCCCTGGGAGCCCTGGGATTCCAAG GTGGGGCCTGCCTGGGGAAATCCTGCGGCCGGAAGAGAAAGTGA
- the ELN gene encoding elastin isoform X6 — MAGLTAAARRPGVLLLLLCILHPSQPGGVPGAVPGAVPGGVFFPGAGLGGLGGGALGPAGKPAKPGVGGLAGAGLGAGLGAFPAGAFPGALVPGGPAGAAAAYKAAAKAGAAGLGGVGGIGGVGGLGVSTGAVVPPLGAGVGAGAKPGKVPGVGLPGAYPGGVLPGAGARFPGIGVLPGVPTGAGVKPKAPAGGGAFAGIPGVGPFGGQQPGVPLGYPIKAPKLPGGYGLPYSTGKLPYGYGPGGVAGAAGKAGYPTGTGVGTQAAAAAAKAAAKLGAAGAGVLPGVGVGGAGIPGVPGAIPGIGGIAGVGAPDAAAAAAAAKAAKFGAAGGLGPGVIGVPGVGVPGVGVPGVGVPGVGVPGVGVPGVVPGVGVPGVGVPGVGVPGVGVPGAVSPAAAAKAAAKAAKFGARGGVGVGGIPTFGAGPGGFPGYGDAAAAQAAAAAKAAKIGAGAAGALGGLVPGAPGAIPGVPGVGGVPGVGTPAAAAAKAAAKAAQFGLAPGVGVAPGVVAPGVAPGVVAPGIGVAPGVVAPGIGVAPGIGVAPGIGLGPGGVIGAGVPAAAKSAAKAAAKAQLRAAAGLPAGVPGLGVGVGVPGLGVGVGVPGLGAAAVPGTLAAAKAAKFAPGGVGALGGIGDLGGAGIPGGVAGPAAAAAAAKAAAKAAQFGLGGVGGLGVGGLGVGGLGAVPGAVGLGGVSPAAAAKAAKFGGAGGLGVGGKPPKAFGGALGALGFQGGACLGKSCGRKRK; from the exons GTGTTGGAGGGCTCGCCGGCGCTGGCCTTGGGGCAG GGCTTGGGGCTTTTCCCGCAGGTGCCTTCCCAGGGGCACTGGTGCCCGGTGGCCCGGCTGGCGCTGCTGCCGCCTATAAAGCTGCTGCCAAGGCCG GTGCTGCTGGTCTCGGCGGGGTCGGCGGCATCGGTGGTGTTGGCGGCTTAGGAGTGTCTACAG GTGCGGTGGTGCCTCCGCTCGGAGCCGGAGTCGGGGCTGGAGCGAAGCCTGGGAAAGTGCCAG GTGTGGGGCTCCCAGGTGCATACCCAGGCGGAGTGCTCCCAGGCGCAG GAGCTCGGTTCCCGGGCATAGGGGTCCTCCCCGGGGTTCCCACTGGAGCAGGAGTCAAGCCCAAGGCCCCAG CTGGGGGCGGAGCTTTTGCTGGAATCCCAG GAGTTGGACCCTTCGGAGGGCAGCAGCCTGGAGTCCCGCTGGGATACCCCATCAAGGCACCCAAGCTGCCAG GTGGCTATGGACTGCCCTACAGCACTGGGAAACTGCCCTATG GCTATGGGCCTGGAGGAGTGGCTGGTGCTGCGGGCAAGGCTGGGTATCCAACAGGGACAG GGGTTGGCACAcaggctgcagcagcagcagctaaagcAGCAGCGAAGCTTG GTGCTGCAGGAGCCGGAGTTCTTCCTGGTGTTGGTGTTGGTGGTGCTGGCATTCCTGGTGTGCCTGGCGCAATTCCTGGCATCGGAGGCATCGCAG GGGTCGGGGctccagatgctgctgctgctgccgccgctgctaAGGCAGCCAAATTCG GTGCTGCTGGAGGCCTTGGCCCAGGAGTAATCGGTGTCCCAGGAGTTGGAGTACCTGGTGTTGGGGTCCCTGGTGTTGGGGTTCCAGGTGTTGGGGTCCCTGGTGTTGGGGTTCCAGGTGTGGTTCCAGGTGTTGGAGTCCCAGGTGTTGGAGTCCCTGGTGTTGGAGTCCCGGGTGTCGGAGTTCCAG GGGCTGTGTCACCAGCCGCAGCTGCTAAAGCAGCGGCCAAAGCAGCCAAATTCG GGGCCAGAGGCGGAGTGGGAGTTGGAGGCATTCCCACATTCGGGGCTGGCCCTGGGGGCTTTCCTGGCTACGGAGATGCAG CAGCAGCTCAGGCAGCTGCAGCCGCCAAGGCAGCCAAGATCG GTGCTGGGGCAGCAGGAGCCCTGGGAGGGCTGGTGCCAGGTGCCCCCGGAGCAATACCAGGCGTGCCAGGTGTTGGAGGGGTGCCAG GGGTCGGGACTCCAGCAGCTGCAGCCGCCAAAGCCGCCGCCAAAGCCGCCCAGTTTG GTTTAGCCCCTGGAGTCGGTGTGGCTCCCGGCGTTGTGGCTCCCGGCGTCGCTCCCGGCGTCGTGGCTCCCGGCATTGGCGTGGCTCCCGGCGTCGTGGCTCCCGGCATCGGCGTGGCTCCCGGCATCGGCGTGGCTCCCGGCATTGGCCTTGGCCCCGGCGGTGTCATAG GAGCAGGGGTCCCAGCTGCTGCCAAGTCCGCTGCTAAGGCCGCCGCCAAAGCCCAGTTGC GGGCTGCCGCCGGGCTTCCTGCTGGCGTTCCTGGCCTTGGAGTGGGTGTTGGCGTTCCTGGCCTTGGAGTTGGGGTCGGAGTTCCTGGACTTGGGGCAGCGGCAG TACCTGGAACCCTGGCCGCAGCTAAGGCAGCCAAGTTCG CACCAGGAGGGGTCGGGGCCCTTGGAGGGATTGGAGATCTTGGCGGAGCTGGCATTCCAGGTGGTGTGGCAG gacctgctgctgcagctgctgccgcCAAAGCTGCCGCCAAAGCCGCCCAATTTG GCCTGGGGGGAGTCGGTGGGCTCGGAGTCGGAGGACTGGGAGTTGGTGGGCTTGGAGCTGTCCCAGGGGCTGTGGGCCTTGGAG GTGTGTCTCCAGCTGCAGCTGCTAAAGCAGCCAAATTTG GTGGAGCCGGGggcctgggagttggtg GCAAACCTCCCAAGGCCTTCGGAGGGGCCCTGGGAGCCCTGGGATTCCAAG GTGGGGCCTGCCTGGGGAAATCCTGCGGCCGGAAGAGAAAGTGA